In a single window of the Pseudohongiella acticola genome:
- the thiD gene encoding bifunctional hydroxymethylpyrimidine kinase/phosphomethylpyrimidine kinase, giving the protein MLCLSGLDPTGGAGIQADIETLSANGCHCLPVITSLTVQDTHNVVRTQPVAVNLLRAQLATLLADVPVHAIKIGLIDNLDNLRLISEVIADHQNLPIVADPVLKAGGGFNFSNNDLVDAYRSHILPRVTVLTPNTDELSALCLDEHDDQAVAASTLMQLGCQHVLVTGTHAQTQDVTNTLYHNNAPAEYWVWPRLPGSYHGSGCTLASALAAGLALAQPLTQATCNAQTFTWQALQRGWQAGQGQALPDRRPTNT; this is encoded by the coding sequence GTGCTCTGTCTGTCCGGCCTGGACCCAACCGGTGGCGCCGGCATTCAGGCCGATATCGAGACCCTGTCTGCCAATGGCTGTCATTGCCTGCCTGTGATCACGTCACTGACCGTTCAGGACACTCATAATGTTGTGCGCACGCAGCCTGTTGCCGTCAACCTGCTGAGAGCGCAACTGGCGACCCTGTTGGCAGACGTGCCCGTGCATGCCATCAAGATCGGCTTGATCGACAATCTTGATAATCTGAGGCTTATAAGCGAAGTAATTGCTGACCATCAGAACTTGCCGATCGTGGCAGACCCCGTGTTAAAAGCGGGTGGTGGTTTTAATTTCAGCAACAATGACCTGGTAGACGCCTATCGTAGCCACATCCTGCCCAGGGTGACCGTGTTGACGCCAAACACGGATGAACTAAGCGCTCTCTGCCTGGATGAACATGACGATCAGGCCGTCGCTGCTTCAACACTGATGCAACTGGGCTGCCAGCACGTTCTGGTGACAGGCACACATGCACAGACGCAGGATGTGACCAACACCCTGTATCACAACAATGCACCCGCCGAATATTGGGTCTGGCCGCGACTACCCGGCAGCTACCATGGCTCCGGCTGTACACTGGCTTCGGCGCTGGCGGCGGGGCTGGCGCTGGCTCAACCGCTGACTCAGGCGACCTGCAATGCCCAGACTTTCACCTGGCAGGCGCTACAACGAGGCTGGCAGGCCGGGCAGGGCCAGGCCCTGCCCGATCGACGGCCGACAAATACCTAG
- the hemJ gene encoding protoporphyrinogen oxidase HemJ: MAWIQAFHIIAVITWFAGIFYLPRLFVYHAMSDDQISKDRFVIMERKLYWGISTPSAVFTVLFGGLLVSSAPEFYLSQGWFHAKLTLVALVIVYHISCGWFLVRFRENRNTHSHVFFRYFNEAPVLALIAIVILVVVKPF, from the coding sequence ATGGCCTGGATTCAAGCGTTTCATATTATTGCTGTCATCACCTGGTTTGCAGGTATTTTTTATCTGCCAAGGCTGTTTGTTTATCACGCCATGAGTGATGATCAGATCAGCAAAGACCGCTTTGTCATTATGGAGCGCAAACTGTATTGGGGCATAAGCACGCCATCTGCGGTTTTTACCGTGCTGTTCGGCGGGCTGCTGGTGTCATCGGCGCCTGAGTTTTATCTGTCGCAGGGCTGGTTCCACGCCAAGCTGACGTTGGTGGCGCTGGTTATCGTCTACCACATCAGCTGCGGGTGGTTTCTGGTGCGATTCAGGGAGAACCGCAATACCCATAGCCACGTGTTCTTTCGTTATTTCAACGAAGCACCCGTATTGGCATTGATCGCCATCGTCATTCTTGTTGTTGTAAAACCATTTTGA
- the argC gene encoding N-acetyl-gamma-glutamyl-phosphate reductase — translation MIKAGIIGATGYTGVELLRLLALHDDVSIEVVTSRELEGTAVATLFPNLRGYVDLAFTAPDDDALAACDVVFYATPHTVAMKTAAKLMARGVRVIDLSADFRLKDQAEWEQWYKEPHESPELIAKAVYGLPEVNRDQIREAQLIAVPGCYPTAVQLGYLPLLENGLVDASRLIADAKSGVSGAGRKAAVGSLLCESSESMNAYGVAGHRHLPEISQGLRAAAGGDVGLTFIPHLTPMIRGIHATLYAAPVGKVSAEQLQALYEDRYQSERFVDVMPMGSQPATRNVKGTNRCQLAVHYLEHSNNIVVLSVIDNLVKGASGQAVQNMNIMFGLNESAGLKTISLLL, via the coding sequence GTGATAAAAGCAGGGATAATCGGAGCCACTGGGTACACCGGCGTGGAGTTGTTGCGCCTGCTGGCGTTGCATGATGATGTGTCAATCGAGGTCGTCACCTCTCGTGAACTCGAAGGTACTGCCGTTGCGACCCTGTTTCCGAATCTGCGCGGGTATGTGGATCTTGCTTTTACGGCGCCGGATGATGATGCACTGGCTGCCTGTGACGTGGTTTTTTACGCAACGCCGCATACTGTTGCCATGAAAACGGCGGCAAAATTGATGGCACGGGGCGTGCGGGTAATCGATCTGTCTGCTGACTTTCGCTTAAAAGATCAGGCGGAATGGGAGCAGTGGTACAAAGAGCCCCACGAAAGCCCGGAACTGATCGCCAAGGCGGTCTACGGATTGCCGGAAGTGAATCGCGATCAGATTCGTGAGGCACAATTGATCGCGGTGCCGGGGTGTTATCCGACCGCCGTGCAGCTGGGATATCTACCCTTGCTGGAGAACGGGCTGGTTGACGCGTCGCGGTTGATTGCCGATGCCAAGTCCGGTGTCAGTGGCGCCGGCCGCAAAGCGGCTGTCGGCAGTCTGCTGTGCGAGTCTTCCGAGTCCATGAACGCCTACGGAGTTGCCGGCCACCGGCATTTGCCGGAAATTTCTCAAGGACTGCGAGCCGCGGCCGGTGGGGATGTCGGGCTGACCTTTATTCCGCATCTGACGCCGATGATACGGGGCATTCACGCCACGCTGTACGCCGCACCCGTTGGCAAGGTCAGCGCAGAGCAATTGCAGGCATTGTACGAAGACCGGTATCAATCCGAGCGTTTTGTCGATGTGATGCCGATGGGCTCACAGCCAGCCACGCGCAATGTCAAAGGCACCAACCGGTGTCAGCTGGCGGTGCATTACCTTGAGCACAGCAATAATATTGTGGTCCTGTCAGTAATCGATAATCTGGTGAAGGGCGCATCCGGTCAGGCTGTACAGAATATGAATATCATGTTCGGGCTGAATGAAAGCGCCGGACTGAAAACCATCTCTTTACTGCTGTAA